In the Paenibacillus sp. FSL H7-0357 genome, one interval contains:
- a CDS encoding LCP family protein, translated as MPPRKKRHVKAGKSKKKPLLWTLAIILLLVIGGIVYYFSSVYNQLDNMHKTGDKSPFASVPSPSADVAEPPKWEGTEPVNILLMGVDARGVKKGEVPRSDTMLVASLDPVKKKFYVFSILRDTYVSIPEHGKERINTAITHGPNTAMQTVSDLLGIPIQYYVYTDFQGFIKLVDAVGGVDYEVEKDMVYKTKADGPEFDIDLKKGFQHLDGNMALQYVRFRHDATSDFTRTERQRGFLKAVSDKVISTTSILKLPNILSEVIPYIDTNMDMGDMWKLATVGYDGSMGGSEQIPPMNLLTEETTSGGSSVIGISSEDKLKQFVQDTMTAPEPTPSTEASPDSSPSASAENN; from the coding sequence ATGCCTCCAAGAAAGAAACGGCACGTAAAAGCCGGCAAATCGAAGAAGAAACCGCTGCTCTGGACTCTGGCAATTATACTTCTCCTAGTGATCGGCGGAATTGTCTACTATTTCTCCTCCGTCTACAACCAGCTCGACAACATGCACAAAACGGGTGATAAATCGCCGTTCGCATCTGTTCCCTCCCCTTCGGCGGATGTTGCTGAGCCTCCTAAATGGGAAGGCACGGAGCCTGTAAATATCCTGCTTATGGGCGTGGATGCCCGTGGAGTGAAGAAAGGCGAAGTCCCCCGCTCGGATACGATGCTGGTTGCCTCCCTTGATCCGGTGAAAAAGAAGTTCTATGTCTTCTCCATTCTCCGTGATACCTATGTATCTATACCAGAACATGGCAAAGAACGTATTAATACGGCAATTACACACGGACCCAATACGGCGATGCAGACAGTAAGCGACTTGCTGGGCATCCCGATTCAATATTATGTCTATACCGATTTCCAGGGCTTCATCAAACTGGTGGATGCCGTCGGCGGGGTGGATTACGAGGTTGAAAAAGATATGGTCTACAAGACAAAAGCCGACGGGCCGGAATTCGACATTGATTTGAAGAAAGGCTTTCAGCATCTTGACGGCAACATGGCGCTGCAATATGTGCGTTTCCGTCATGATGCGACATCTGATTTCACCCGGACAGAACGGCAGCGGGGTTTCCTTAAGGCTGTTTCGGACAAGGTAATCAGCACCACTTCCATTCTTAAACTGCCTAACATATTGTCTGAGGTGATCCCATACATCGATACCAACATGGATATGGGCGATATGTGGAAGCTTGCCACCGTCGGCTATGACGGCTCGATGGGCGGTAGTGAACAAATACCGCCGATGAACTTGCTGACAGAAGAGACAACAAGCGGAGGTTCCTCCGTTATCGGCATCAGCAGTGAAGATAAATTGAAGCAATTCGTGCAGGATACCATGACTGCACCTGAGCCGACGCCATCGACTGAGGCTTCCCCGGACAGCAGTCCGTCCGCAAGCGCAGAGAACAATTAA
- the bcp gene encoding thioredoxin-dependent thiol peroxidase encodes MNGIEIGDEVPDFSLPASTGRNISLSQYRGRKVLLYFYPKNMTSACTQEACDFRDAHDRIAAQGAVVLGISADNLASHAKFALKNGLPFPLLSDEEHSVSEMFGVWQLKKLYGKEFMGIVRSTFLIDEQGKLAAAWRKIRVKGHVETALSEITK; translated from the coding sequence ATGAATGGAATTGAAATCGGTGATGAAGTCCCTGACTTCAGCCTTCCCGCCTCCACGGGCCGGAACATCAGCTTAAGCCAGTATCGTGGCCGCAAGGTGCTGCTATATTTTTACCCGAAAAATATGACCTCCGCCTGCACACAGGAGGCTTGCGATTTCCGTGACGCCCACGACCGGATTGCTGCGCAGGGTGCCGTGGTACTCGGAATCAGTGCCGACAATCTGGCCTCGCATGCCAAGTTTGCCCTGAAGAACGGCCTGCCTTTTCCGCTCTTATCCGACGAGGAGCATAGTGTAAGCGAGATGTTCGGGGTGTGGCAGCTGAAAAAGCTGTACGGCAAGGAGTTTATGGGCATCGTGCGCTCCACCTTTCTTATAGATGAGCAAGGCAAGCTTGCGGCAGCGTGGAGAAAAATTCGCGTTAAGGGTCATGTGGAGACAGCATTGAGTGAAATCACGAAATAA
- a CDS encoding 2-hydroxyacyl-CoA dehydratase gives MMILRIGLDVGSTTAKLVVMERSTIIYQDYVRHYSDIKKAALSLLSDVQHRFPDREAALTVSGSSGLSLSKLGGVPFVQEVIACTKAISELIPGCDTAIELGGEDAKIIYLSGGIEQRMNTACAGGTGAFIDQMASLLQTDPAGLNTLAEKHERIYPIASRCGVFAKSDVQPLLNEGARREDVAASIFQSIVNQTISGLACGRPIRGRVAFLGGPLTFLPALRERFAETLGLKEGEVLFPERSQYFVAIGSALSQSDPLVLPLPSWLERIEAVDFKADRAEDAELAPLFETDEDLAEFRLRHGRASVARAELASYRGPCYLGIDAGSTTTKLVITGSADEILYTFYGSNKGNPLQSVTDALKEIYRILPEGCYIAGSYATGYGEGLVKAGLRTDGGEVETVAHYKAASKFMPEVDFILDIGGQDMKCIKIRGGAIDSLMLNEACSAGCGSFLESFASALELGIEEFAKSALESSKPVNLGSRCTVFMNSKVKQVQKEGASLADLSAGLAYSVIKNALQKVIKIRNPEDLGRNIIVQGGTFYNEAVLRAFELLTGRTVVRPDIAGVMGAYGCAIIAREHAGLDGFSTILGPEELETFEYQVSPGRCSRCANNCALTISRFPDKSFHVTGNRCERGAGGKKEKNNLPNLMQYKYERFFDYEELPEEQAERGTVGIPRTMNMFENYPFWHTFFTTLRYRTVLSPKSSKKLYESGMDTIPSESICYPAKMAHGHVQSLIGKGVDFIFYPAVVYEKKEDDAAQNHFNCPVVASYPEVIRNNMDGLKESGVPLVSPFLTFDDISALTKSLIKTFMDIPREEIAAAVQAGIAEAEQAKNDLRTKGEETLAFLTSTGTKGILLCGHPYHADPEINHGIADMITGMGLAVLTEDSVCHLDRSEGDVAVVNQWTYHARMYRAARLAAGRNDLELVQLTSFGCGIDAITCDAVQEIMERHNKVYTLIKIDEISNLGAARIRLRSLQAAMREREKGDVQPQLLYKTQANVPFTKEMKETYTILAPQMSPVHFELFERVFRDAGYRLKVLETTGPQETEEGLRFVNNDACYPAIVTIGQILSALKSGDYDPNRTAVIMSQTGGGCRATNYISLLRKALKDSDLGQIPVISLNASGMENQPGFRIHLKLANRLIAAACYGDLMMRLLHRFRPYERIPGSAEALYRKGMERCKISLSTFSFREYKRVIREIVAEFSRLAVTPAVKPRVGIVGEILIKFHPDANNRIIEMIEAEGGEAVMPDFLDFIFYCVYNPIYKAEQFGKSKKLGYINPMLISYLEIYRKPVKVALEEAGLAKGRENIYGLAEKASRLVSVGNQMGEGWFLTAEMMDLLDNGVNNIVCIQPFACLPNHITGRGSIKGLKELYPGANIAAIDYDAGVSVVNQANRIKLMMSIACGLESGSSSTAVEISGPQRPVVVGSLGSGV, from the coding sequence ATGATGATACTGCGTATTGGGCTGGACGTCGGATCAACTACGGCCAAATTGGTTGTTATGGAACGAAGTACAATCATTTATCAGGATTACGTGAGACATTATAGCGATATAAAAAAAGCGGCTCTATCCCTCCTGTCAGATGTACAGCACAGGTTCCCGGATAGAGAGGCAGCATTGACTGTAAGCGGTTCCTCGGGGCTGTCCTTATCAAAGCTTGGCGGAGTACCCTTTGTCCAGGAGGTCATCGCCTGCACCAAAGCGATCAGCGAGCTGATTCCGGGGTGCGATACGGCGATTGAGCTTGGCGGGGAGGATGCCAAGATTATTTATTTAAGCGGCGGCATCGAGCAGCGCATGAACACTGCCTGCGCCGGCGGCACCGGAGCGTTCATCGACCAGATGGCTTCGCTGCTGCAGACCGACCCTGCCGGACTGAATACGCTGGCAGAGAAGCATGAGCGGATCTACCCGATCGCCTCGCGCTGCGGCGTATTCGCCAAGAGCGATGTGCAGCCGCTGCTGAACGAAGGGGCGCGGCGCGAGGATGTCGCGGCTTCGATCTTCCAGAGCATCGTGAACCAGACGATCAGCGGCCTCGCCTGCGGCCGTCCGATTCGCGGGCGGGTGGCTTTCCTGGGCGGACCGCTGACGTTTCTGCCCGCCTTGCGGGAACGTTTCGCAGAGACGCTGGGACTGAAGGAAGGGGAGGTGCTGTTCCCGGAACGCTCGCAATATTTTGTCGCGATTGGTTCGGCGCTGTCACAGAGCGACCCGCTCGTGCTGCCGCTGCCTAGCTGGCTGGAACGGATTGAAGCGGTGGACTTCAAGGCGGACCGTGCAGAGGATGCCGAACTGGCGCCTTTGTTTGAGACGGATGAGGATTTAGCCGAGTTCCGGCTTCGCCATGGCAGGGCCTCGGTTGCCCGCGCTGAGCTGGCTTCATACCGCGGACCTTGCTATCTCGGCATTGATGCCGGTTCGACGACAACAAAGCTTGTCATTACCGGCTCCGCCGATGAAATCCTCTATACCTTTTACGGAAGCAACAAAGGCAATCCGCTGCAGTCCGTCACCGATGCGCTGAAGGAGATTTACCGGATTCTGCCGGAAGGCTGCTATATCGCCGGCTCCTATGCGACTGGTTACGGCGAAGGATTGGTTAAGGCCGGGCTGCGTACCGACGGCGGTGAAGTGGAGACAGTGGCCCACTATAAGGCTGCGTCCAAGTTCATGCCTGAGGTAGACTTTATTCTGGATATCGGCGGACAGGATATGAAATGCATTAAGATCCGCGGAGGGGCAATTGACAGCCTGATGCTGAATGAAGCCTGCTCGGCGGGCTGCGGCTCTTTTCTGGAGAGCTTCGCCTCCGCGCTGGAGCTCGGTATCGAGGAATTTGCCAAGTCCGCGCTGGAGTCTAGCAAACCGGTGAATCTGGGCTCGCGCTGTACAGTATTTATGAATTCCAAGGTGAAGCAGGTGCAGAAGGAAGGGGCTTCCCTGGCTGACCTGTCCGCAGGACTCGCCTATTCCGTAATCAAGAACGCTTTGCAAAAGGTTATCAAAATCCGCAACCCCGAGGACCTCGGGCGCAATATCATTGTGCAGGGCGGCACCTTCTATAACGAAGCCGTACTGCGGGCTTTTGAGCTCCTGACTGGCCGGACTGTGGTCAGACCTGATATTGCCGGTGTTATGGGGGCCTACGGCTGTGCGATTATTGCCAGAGAACATGCCGGCTTGGACGGCTTCAGCACGATTCTTGGTCCGGAAGAGCTTGAAACCTTTGAATATCAGGTGTCGCCGGGCCGCTGCAGCCGCTGCGCCAACAATTGCGCACTGACCATCAGCCGTTTCCCCGATAAGAGCTTTCACGTCACCGGCAACCGCTGCGAACGCGGTGCGGGTGGCAAGAAAGAGAAGAACAACCTGCCGAACCTGATGCAGTATAAATATGAACGGTTCTTTGACTATGAAGAGCTGCCGGAAGAACAGGCAGAGCGGGGCACCGTCGGTATTCCGCGGACCATGAATATGTTCGAGAATTATCCGTTCTGGCACACCTTTTTTACGACACTGCGCTACCGGACAGTGTTGTCGCCGAAGTCGAGCAAGAAGCTGTATGAGAGCGGAATGGATACGATCCCTTCGGAATCGATCTGCTATCCCGCGAAGATGGCCCATGGACATGTGCAGAGCCTGATCGGCAAAGGCGTCGATTTTATCTTTTATCCGGCGGTTGTGTATGAGAAGAAGGAGGACGATGCGGCGCAGAATCACTTCAACTGCCCGGTGGTTGCTTCTTATCCTGAGGTTATCCGCAATAATATGGATGGTCTCAAGGAAAGTGGTGTTCCGCTCGTCAGCCCGTTTCTGACCTTTGACGATATTTCGGCCCTGACCAAGAGCCTGATCAAGACCTTTATGGATATTCCGAGAGAAGAGATAGCGGCAGCGGTACAGGCTGGAATTGCCGAAGCCGAGCAGGCCAAAAATGATCTGCGTACGAAGGGCGAAGAAACGCTGGCGTTTCTGACGTCTACAGGGACAAAGGGGATTCTGCTCTGCGGCCATCCCTACCATGCCGATCCAGAAATCAATCACGGCATCGCCGATATGATTACCGGAATGGGGCTCGCCGTGCTGACCGAGGATTCGGTCTGCCATCTGGACCGCAGCGAAGGCGATGTGGCTGTGGTGAATCAATGGACGTACCACGCCCGGATGTACCGTGCCGCCCGTCTTGCAGCCGGCAGAAATGATCTGGAGCTTGTGCAGCTCACCTCCTTCGGCTGCGGCATCGACGCGATCACTTGCGATGCCGTGCAGGAGATTATGGAGCGCCACAACAAGGTATACACCCTGATCAAGATTGATGAGATCAGCAATCTCGGCGCTGCGCGCATCCGGCTGCGGTCGCTGCAGGCAGCGATGCGCGAGCGTGAGAAGGGCGATGTGCAGCCGCAGCTCCTCTATAAGACACAGGCCAATGTTCCGTTTACGAAGGAAATGAAGGAGACCTATACCATTCTGGCACCGCAGATGTCGCCGGTTCACTTTGAGTTGTTTGAACGGGTCTTCCGTGACGCCGGGTACCGTCTCAAGGTGCTGGAAACCACCGGTCCGCAGGAGACCGAGGAAGGCCTCAGATTCGTCAATAATGATGCGTGTTATCCGGCGATTGTCACCATCGGGCAAATCCTCTCGGCCCTGAAGAGCGGCGACTACGATCCTAACCGGACAGCGGTCATCATGTCGCAGACAGGCGGGGGCTGCCGGGCTACCAACTATATCTCGCTGCTGCGCAAGGCGCTGAAGGATTCCGACCTGGGGCAAATTCCCGTCATCTCTCTCAATGCTTCGGGAATGGAGAATCAGCCGGGCTTCCGCATCCACCTCAAGCTGGCGAACCGGCTGATCGCCGCTGCCTGCTATGGTGATCTGATGATGCGGCTGCTGCACCGTTTCAGACCCTATGAGCGGATTCCGGGAAGCGCGGAAGCCCTCTACCGCAAAGGGATGGAGCGCTGCAAGATCAGCCTGTCGACGTTCTCCTTCCGGGAGTATAAGCGGGTGATCCGCGAGATCGTCGCCGAGTTCAGCCGCCTGGCGGTCACACCGGCAGTGAAGCCGCGGGTGGGCATTGTCGGCGAAATATTGATTAAGTTCCATCCGGACGCCAACAACCGGATCATTGAGATGATCGAAGCCGAAGGCGGCGAAGCAGTAATGCCGGACTTCCTCGATTTTATCTTTTATTGCGTGTACAATCCGATCTACAAAGCGGAGCAATTCGGCAAGAGCAAGAAGCTGGGTTACATCAATCCCATGCTGATCTCTTACCTGGAAATCTACCGCAAGCCGGTTAAAGTGGCGCTGGAGGAAGCGGGACTGGCTAAAGGCCGCGAGAATATTTACGGCCTCGCGGAGAAGGCCAGCCGGCTTGTGTCTGTCGGCAATCAGATGGGCGAAGGCTGGTTCCTGACGGCGGAGATGATGGATTTGCTGGATAACGGTGTGAATAACATTGTCTGCATCCAGCCGTTTGCCTGTCTGCCGAACCATATTACCGGACGCGGCTCTATCAAAGGACTGAAGGAGCTGTATCCCGGGGCCAATATCGCCGCTATTGATTATGATGCCGGGGTCAGTGTAGTGAACCAGGCCAACCGGATCAAACTGATGATGTCGATCGCCTGCGGTCTGGAAAGCGGCAGCAGTTCAACTGCTGTTGAAATTTCAGGACCACAGCGGCCGGTGGTGGTGGGGAGCTTAGGGAGCGGGGTATAA